A stretch of Schaalia odontolytica DNA encodes these proteins:
- a CDS encoding leucine-rich repeat protein, which translates to MSHRKLTVLAFALAGALSLTAVSVPAAFAADAGAAGRVNAAAPLQVDADGFTIDADGVLVSYTGTATDVRIPDGVTEIATNAFNGASLTSVWIPASVRTIDDYVFSGQPLTQVTFQDDDAHPSQLETIGERAFAYTPLESVSLPRSLKTAGLETFSDMAKLRSVTVGPNVQADGLFAAFARTPLLESIEVDAANQNYQSLDGVLYAKGLTHLATYPQAKNAGGSYTVAEETAFIDEGAFSSAQITSVTLPSHLRHVGKGAFVGSRITSLTLPDGFESMDDTAFWYMSKLERVDLGGATMLPDSAFRYDKALAEVNFRPDLNRLAEVGDYAFDGSALVSVSLPDSVTSIGKGAFAGNAALRSVHLGSGLTSIGESAFVAANNLASLSVAPANSMYTVEDGVLYSKGNAGRTLVLYLPTKTDTDVTVPDGTVAIADTAFAHNTFLRRVVLPEGLTTIGYGAFEGDANLTDLVIPDSVTVARGLVNNGLDTIELGSQVTELWMTPRDTATPRHLIVRGGNNGEFYYEGKATNGRPDSAYFGEGMTSFTFWFDTPRVLVLPSTVQEIKLAADMAQDLKDGTEIYVAAPKGSKAWTLTETAMKDAGYNTANLFEYTRPQVAVSGDGITEAGPGYTLTTSVGTPTTVNVSAQGGTLGGRQMRVVQISGDGTETVLQDWESMQGSSDESASTASYTWTPTSADATLRLDVRQDPHVVTSATVTVKAGSDSAPAQGTWTWGARGWWYRYADGTYPSNTAKTIDGQVYRFDADGYMRTGWVFERGAWYYHALSGAQATGWVLDGVSWYYLTPGSGQMATGWVEDGSHWYYLNPTNGKMKTGWHYEEGSWYYLKPGSGQMATGRLWIVWKYYRFADNGKLIR; encoded by the coding sequence ATGTCCCATCGAAAGTTAACGGTGCTGGCGTTCGCGCTCGCCGGCGCCCTGTCCCTGACCGCGGTCAGCGTGCCCGCCGCCTTCGCGGCAGACGCCGGCGCCGCCGGTCGGGTGAACGCAGCCGCCCCGCTGCAAGTCGACGCTGATGGCTTCACCATCGACGCCGACGGCGTGCTCGTGTCGTACACGGGCACTGCAACGGATGTCCGCATCCCCGACGGTGTCACCGAGATCGCTACGAACGCCTTTAATGGCGCGAGTCTGACGAGCGTGTGGATCCCCGCGAGTGTGCGCACAATCGACGACTATGTCTTTTCAGGCCAGCCGCTCACCCAGGTGACCTTCCAGGACGACGACGCACACCCCTCGCAGTTGGAGACGATCGGGGAGCGCGCCTTCGCATACACACCCCTGGAGAGCGTTTCCCTGCCTCGTTCTCTCAAGACGGCAGGCCTCGAGACCTTCAGCGACATGGCGAAGCTGCGCTCCGTCACCGTCGGCCCGAACGTCCAGGCCGACGGCCTGTTCGCAGCATTCGCGCGCACCCCGCTCCTGGAGAGCATCGAGGTTGACGCGGCGAACCAGAACTACCAGAGCCTCGACGGTGTCCTGTACGCGAAGGGCCTGACGCACCTGGCGACCTACCCGCAGGCGAAGAATGCGGGCGGTTCGTACACCGTTGCCGAGGAAACCGCATTCATCGACGAGGGCGCTTTCTCCTCCGCGCAGATCACCTCCGTGACCCTGCCCTCACATCTGCGCCACGTCGGCAAGGGTGCGTTCGTGGGATCGCGGATCACGTCCCTGACCCTGCCTGACGGGTTCGAGTCCATGGATGACACGGCCTTCTGGTACATGTCCAAGCTGGAGCGCGTTGATCTGGGTGGTGCCACGATGCTGCCGGATAGTGCCTTCCGCTACGACAAGGCGCTCGCCGAGGTGAATTTCCGTCCCGACCTGAATCGCCTGGCCGAGGTCGGCGACTATGCCTTCGACGGTTCGGCTCTCGTCTCTGTGTCGTTGCCCGACTCGGTAACCTCGATCGGTAAGGGCGCGTTCGCTGGGAACGCTGCGCTCCGGTCTGTGCATCTGGGCTCGGGCCTGACCTCCATCGGTGAATCCGCATTCGTGGCCGCGAACAACCTCGCCTCCCTCAGCGTCGCCCCCGCCAACTCGATGTACACCGTCGAAGACGGCGTCCTGTACAGCAAGGGCAACGCGGGCCGCACCCTGGTCCTGTACCTTCCCACGAAGACGGACACTGACGTGACGGTTCCTGACGGCACGGTCGCTATCGCCGACACCGCTTTCGCGCACAATACGTTCCTGCGTCGCGTCGTCCTGCCCGAGGGGCTGACGACTATCGGCTACGGTGCCTTTGAAGGCGACGCGAACCTCACCGATCTCGTCATCCCCGACTCGGTGACGGTCGCCCGCGGCCTCGTCAACAACGGCCTGGACACGATTGAACTGGGCTCGCAGGTCACGGAACTGTGGATGACACCGCGAGACACCGCCACCCCGCGCCACCTCATCGTGCGCGGCGGCAACAACGGCGAGTTCTACTACGAGGGCAAGGCCACCAACGGCCGCCCCGACAGCGCCTACTTCGGCGAGGGGATGACCAGCTTCACCTTCTGGTTCGACACGCCCCGCGTCCTGGTCCTGCCCTCGACCGTGCAGGAGATCAAGCTCGCGGCCGACATGGCACAGGACCTCAAGGACGGCACCGAAATCTACGTCGCCGCCCCCAAGGGGTCGAAGGCGTGGACCCTCACCGAAACCGCGATGAAGGACGCCGGCTACAACACGGCCAACCTCTTCGAGTACACCCGCCCGCAGGTCGCAGTGTCAGGCGACGGAATCACCGAAGCCGGACCCGGATACACGCTCACCACCTCGGTGGGTACGCCGACGACCGTGAACGTCTCCGCGCAGGGCGGCACTCTGGGCGGACGCCAGATGCGCGTCGTGCAGATCAGCGGCGACGGCACGGAGACGGTTCTCCAGGACTGGGAATCGATGCAGGGCAGCTCGGATGAGAGCGCATCCACCGCCTCCTACACCTGGACCCCGACCAGCGCCGACGCCACCCTGCGCCTCGACGTGCGCCAGGATCCCCACGTCGTCACCTCGGCGACCGTGACCGTCAAGGCCGGCTCCGACTCCGCTCCCGCTCAGGGCACGTGGACGTGGGGCGCTCGCGGCTGGTGGTACCGCTACGCGGACGGCACCTACCCCTCGAACACGGCCAAGACCATCGACGGCCAGGTCTACCGATTCGACGCGGACGGCTACATGCGCACGGGCTGGGTCTTCGAGCGGGGCGCCTGGTACTACCACGCGCTGTCCGGCGCGCAGGCCACCGGCTGGGTCCTTGACGGCGTCTCCTGGTACTACCTGACCCCCGGAAGTGGCCAGATGGCCACGGGATGGGTCGAAGACGGTTCGCACTGGTACTACCTGAACCCCACCAACGGGAAGATGAAGACCGGATGGCACTACGAGGAGGGCTCCTGGTACTACCTCAAGCCCGGCAGCGGCCAGATGGCGACCGGACGCCTGTGGATCGTGTGGAAGTACTACCGATTCGCCGACAACGGCAAGTTGATCCGCTGA
- a CDS encoding leucine-rich repeat protein gives MSHRTTSALVLLTAGTLAMTAVTTPAAFAANSPEESQSGTPAPASSVDAQSGTPQSGAADEAGAENPTTTPESVPADDTPTTIIVQLEDGSVGIPWYQRVFGLSSSTKHETVKERIETSVEAVVPGADITDVRDYTHALDGFAIQAPASSLDAIKATEGVKAAFIERHHKPMVVEGDAGALGAEAVDPALQNASSLEMTRANQTTQKGDRQVVEVIDTGIEATHQAFSGSMDGVDVRLSQGDVEALVGKLPHGKTGAYLNSKIPFVFDYADNDADVLPKSSKDLSHGTHVAAIAAANAADLQGTAPHAQIIVAKVASDKDGSIPDNTVLAALDDAVVIKPDSINLSLGEDAGMGTEAGTMYAEVYKNLAAAGVTVNAAAGNSYSSAYSNYSGRNKPYATDPDAGTVSEPGSYSSTLAVASVNNQDALPYLTVGDRQVVYRKSRGLKDAVVPSLLDIPEGTYTLVYAGIGDAAALSKLVAEHPGDLSQVIVLEDRGGSDSATGADMTHEAKVKGLTQLTSKPAALIIGDSETVENPYVATIEATHTMPTVTITKKEKDALIEAIKASESGSITISNPHAGLKLASTNPSVSDFTSWGVTPDLKLKPEIAAPGGNIVAAVLGNTYRSMSGTSMATPQVAGIATLVRQRVNNDPAFAGLSEADKAAIVTTLMMGTAHPLLDIDQNDGTYYSPRRVGAGQVDALAATTTTVYPSVAGAENPWRPKADLGEGTNGWTFQVTLTNISDADHTYTLGGQALSEIVEGGLFTEHSKNWAGQGIDLTYSADSVTVPAKSTATVTVTVTPQGAFASYANENAPKGTFIDGAVTFTSADGQPDLTVPYMGFYGSWGAPAVFDGKWYDGTTSTAHACSSTLINPATEVPLGALNPLAGQELDDVRAVDPAYFIMSRSALPEAPSRILPRTCLLRNSPKVTYTYTNEAGEVVREYTFERARKSLFNYHASKVEPIESQEGNNPVFDGFDKDGKELPAGRYKLTIDAASVAPSSVSSQLTWDFTLDTQAPVISNLTVTGEGDERVVSFDVTDNSPLAGIAFSESPTSRRYYDEKEAVGANRQADGTYAKHYEIKWTDLIDRADSSDPATAYLFAWDWGKNQARQVIRFSTIPMTSLALTPQDSEVVAGETVTLSPSYEPANANVTDLVWTSSNEAVATVNDNGEVRALAAGEATITATDASQPTLSASAQIRVRTISEDAGIELADNQVSVKVGETAPVKAYLAPSLKDRAVTWSVEPADLATVAADTDTRKATLTAGDHAGSGTLTATVTTEAGAAKTASIPVTVRSADADDFEISEDGVLVKYKGSATEVTLPDTVTSIGERAFASSTVESVTVPASVRSIGLEAFIYSSLKKITFVDDEAHPAQLTTIADRAFANTSLEAIELPRSVVTIGAEVFDYNSALTTIKLGPNVAADSVTSGYAETAALTSVEVDPANPNYESVDGVLYSKDHSRLILYPAAKNTGGTYTVLDGVTTIAPKAFQKAGITTVTLPDSLREIKDEAFRLSALTAVTLPEKFETVGTCAFCSADKLASIDLGGTISLGGSAFESTSAKAGVNFRPELGRLTTIGDFAFSRTAQSSVSLPDSVTTVGEQAFSESTALTSFHIGAGVTSFAETALYNDRKIATLTVVDGNPVYSAEHNVLYRKADDGLHLMLSPAANTLTDYTVRAGTVEIGATAFANNKTLTRVVLPEGLKVIGDDAFAGTTALTELVIPESVERSSGVTGNSLELVEYGSKVTSIRMEGSWVPMPRRIVVRGGVDGSFVYDGRPTNGRRQSAYFGEGMTRVSFGVDVPRVLVLPSTLTRLDLEPELSDEKKDDTHVYVAAAEGEPAWNVAKDALEAAGIDASHLHTYTGASMTLAGANINEAGGSYTYTGEVGASVDVTATVAGGIAGTQQVRAVQIGADGTETLVRDWTTVTDGGDRAAASSVTFPWTPSAVDVSLRVQVRDASYLTSALMIKLPGTPDPMPAPEPTPDPTPAPDPTPAPDPTPAPEPDPAPAPQGGQWISDSVGWWYRYADGTYPVSQTVQIGNSTYRFGADGYMRTGWASEDGAWYFHNLSGAQASGWVKDGSSWYYLNPTTGQMVTGWILDGLTWYYLTPGSGAMATGWVKDGSSWYYMAPSGALTTGWLKDGGFWYYLSTDSGAMYTGGHWIGWKWYYFNESGQLVG, from the coding sequence ATGTCCCATCGCACAACCTCGGCATTGGTGCTGCTAACCGCGGGCACCCTTGCCATGACCGCCGTGACCACCCCGGCGGCTTTCGCGGCCAACAGCCCCGAGGAAAGCCAGTCGGGTACCCCCGCCCCCGCCTCGTCCGTCGACGCCCAGTCCGGCACCCCGCAGTCGGGAGCCGCCGACGAGGCCGGGGCCGAGAACCCGACCACCACCCCCGAGAGCGTCCCCGCCGACGACACCCCGACGACGATCATCGTCCAGCTCGAGGACGGCTCGGTCGGCATCCCGTGGTACCAGCGGGTCTTCGGCCTGTCGTCCTCGACCAAGCACGAGACGGTCAAGGAACGCATCGAAACCTCGGTCGAGGCAGTGGTCCCCGGTGCGGACATCACCGACGTGCGCGACTACACGCACGCGCTGGACGGTTTCGCAATCCAGGCCCCGGCCTCGTCCCTGGATGCCATCAAGGCGACCGAGGGCGTCAAGGCTGCGTTCATCGAGCGCCACCACAAGCCCATGGTCGTCGAGGGGGACGCGGGCGCACTCGGTGCCGAGGCCGTGGATCCCGCCCTGCAAAACGCCTCCTCCCTGGAGATGACGCGCGCCAACCAGACCACCCAGAAGGGTGATCGTCAGGTCGTCGAGGTCATCGACACAGGCATCGAGGCCACCCACCAGGCGTTCTCCGGCTCCATGGATGGCGTCGACGTGCGCCTGAGCCAGGGGGACGTCGAGGCCCTCGTCGGCAAGCTGCCGCACGGCAAGACCGGCGCCTACCTCAACAGCAAGATCCCCTTTGTCTTCGACTACGCGGACAACGACGCGGACGTGCTGCCCAAGTCCAGCAAGGACCTGTCGCACGGCACCCACGTTGCCGCGATCGCTGCCGCCAACGCGGCCGACCTGCAGGGCACCGCGCCCCACGCGCAGATCATCGTCGCCAAGGTCGCCTCCGACAAGGATGGATCGATCCCCGACAACACTGTTCTGGCGGCCCTCGACGACGCGGTCGTTATTAAGCCCGACTCGATCAACCTCTCCCTCGGCGAGGACGCGGGTATGGGCACCGAGGCCGGAACCATGTACGCGGAGGTCTACAAGAACCTCGCCGCCGCCGGCGTGACGGTCAACGCCGCTGCGGGTAACTCCTACTCGAGCGCGTACTCCAACTACAGCGGCAGAAACAAGCCCTACGCGACCGACCCCGACGCCGGCACGGTCTCCGAGCCCGGGTCCTACAGCTCGACCCTGGCCGTCGCCTCGGTCAACAACCAGGACGCCCTACCCTACCTGACGGTGGGGGACCGCCAGGTCGTCTACCGCAAGTCGCGCGGCCTCAAGGATGCCGTCGTGCCGAGCCTCCTCGACATCCCCGAGGGCACCTACACCCTCGTCTACGCGGGTATCGGTGACGCGGCAGCCCTCAGCAAGCTCGTCGCCGAGCACCCCGGAGACCTCTCTCAGGTCATCGTCCTCGAAGACCGCGGCGGCTCCGACAGTGCGACGGGCGCGGACATGACCCACGAGGCCAAGGTCAAGGGCCTGACCCAGCTGACCTCCAAGCCCGCCGCCCTCATCATCGGTGACTCCGAGACGGTCGAAAACCCCTACGTGGCGACCATCGAGGCCACCCACACGATGCCGACCGTGACCATCACGAAGAAAGAGAAGGACGCGCTCATCGAGGCTATCAAGGCCAGTGAGTCCGGCTCCATCACGATCTCCAACCCTCACGCGGGCCTGAAGCTCGCCTCGACGAACCCGTCGGTCTCCGACTTCACCTCGTGGGGTGTCACGCCCGACCTCAAGCTCAAGCCTGAGATCGCGGCCCCCGGCGGTAACATTGTCGCGGCTGTCCTGGGCAACACGTACCGCTCCATGTCGGGCACGTCCATGGCGACCCCGCAGGTGGCGGGCATCGCGACCCTCGTGCGCCAGCGCGTCAACAACGACCCGGCATTCGCCGGCCTGTCGGAGGCAGACAAGGCCGCGATCGTCACCACCCTCATGATGGGCACCGCCCACCCGCTGCTCGACATCGACCAGAACGACGGCACCTACTACTCGCCGCGCCGCGTGGGCGCCGGCCAGGTGGACGCCCTCGCAGCCACGACCACGACCGTCTACCCGAGCGTCGCGGGCGCGGAAAACCCGTGGCGTCCCAAGGCTGACCTGGGCGAGGGCACGAACGGGTGGACCTTCCAGGTGACCCTGACGAACATCTCCGACGCCGACCACACGTACACCCTGGGCGGCCAGGCGCTCTCCGAGATCGTCGAGGGGGGCCTCTTCACCGAGCACTCCAAGAACTGGGCGGGGCAGGGCATCGACCTGACCTACTCCGCTGACTCGGTGACCGTGCCTGCAAAGAGCACCGCGACCGTGACCGTCACCGTGACCCCGCAGGGTGCCTTCGCCTCGTACGCGAATGAGAACGCTCCCAAGGGCACGTTCATCGACGGCGCCGTGACCTTCACGAGCGCCGACGGTCAGCCCGACCTGACTGTCCCCTACATGGGCTTCTACGGCTCCTGGGGCGCGCCTGCCGTCTTCGATGGCAAGTGGTACGACGGCACGACGAGCACCGCGCACGCCTGCTCCTCTACCCTCATCAACCCCGCGACCGAGGTGCCCCTGGGCGCCCTGAACCCGCTCGCCGGACAGGAACTCGATGACGTGCGCGCGGTCGACCCCGCGTACTTCATCATGTCCCGCTCCGCGCTGCCCGAGGCCCCCTCGCGCATCCTGCCGCGCACTTGCCTGCTGCGTAACTCGCCGAAGGTGACCTACACCTACACGAACGAGGCCGGCGAGGTGGTGCGTGAGTACACCTTCGAGCGCGCCCGCAAGTCCCTGTTCAACTACCACGCCAGCAAGGTCGAGCCCATCGAAAGCCAGGAGGGCAACAACCCGGTCTTTGACGGCTTCGACAAGGACGGCAAGGAGCTGCCCGCGGGCCGCTACAAGCTGACGATCGACGCGGCCTCGGTCGCGCCCTCGAGCGTTTCCTCGCAGCTGACCTGGGACTTCACCCTGGACACCCAGGCGCCCGTCATCTCCAACCTGACGGTGACCGGCGAGGGCGACGAGCGCGTCGTGTCCTTCGACGTCACCGACAACTCGCCGCTGGCCGGCATCGCCTTCTCCGAGTCCCCGACCTCTCGTCGCTACTACGACGAGAAGGAGGCTGTGGGCGCGAACCGTCAGGCCGACGGCACCTACGCGAAGCACTACGAGATCAAGTGGACCGACCTCATCGACCGCGCGGACTCCTCGGATCCGGCGACCGCCTACCTGTTCGCCTGGGACTGGGGGAAGAACCAGGCCCGCCAGGTGATCCGCTTCAGCACGATCCCGATGACCTCCCTGGCGCTCACCCCGCAGGACTCCGAGGTCGTCGCGGGCGAGACGGTCACGCTGAGCCCCTCTTACGAGCCGGCGAACGCGAACGTCACCGACCTCGTGTGGACGTCCTCGAACGAGGCCGTGGCCACCGTGAACGACAACGGTGAGGTCCGCGCCCTGGCCGCCGGCGAGGCGACGATCACCGCGACCGACGCGTCTCAGCCGACCCTGTCGGCCAGCGCCCAGATCCGCGTGCGCACGATCTCCGAGGATGCGGGCATCGAACTCGCCGACAACCAGGTGAGCGTCAAGGTGGGCGAGACCGCTCCCGTGAAGGCTTACCTGGCGCCCTCGCTGAAGGACCGCGCGGTGACGTGGAGCGTGGAGCCTGCCGACCTGGCCACGGTCGCCGCCGACACGGATACGCGCAAGGCGACCCTGACCGCCGGCGATCACGCGGGCTCCGGAACGTTGACCGCCACCGTCACCACCGAGGCCGGCGCGGCCAAGACCGCGTCCATCCCCGTCACGGTGCGCTCCGCCGATGCCGACGACTTCGAGATCAGCGAGGACGGCGTCCTCGTCAAGTACAAGGGCTCGGCCACCGAGGTCACCCTGCCCGACACCGTGACCTCCATCGGCGAGCGTGCCTTCGCGAGCTCCACCGTGGAGTCCGTGACGGTCCCCGCCTCGGTGCGCTCGATCGGCCTGGAGGCCTTCATCTACAGCTCGCTGAAGAAGATCACCTTCGTCGACGACGAGGCCCACCCGGCCCAGCTGACCACGATCGCCGACCGCGCGTTCGCGAACACGAGCCTCGAGGCCATCGAGCTGCCGCGCTCCGTGGTGACGATCGGCGCGGAGGTCTTCGACTACAACTCGGCGCTCACCACGATCAAGCTGGGCCCCAACGTCGCCGCCGACTCCGTGACCTCGGGCTACGCCGAGACCGCCGCGCTGACCAGCGTCGAGGTCGATCCCGCGAACCCGAACTACGAGAGCGTTGACGGAGTCCTGTACTCCAAGGACCACTCGCGCCTCATCCTGTACCCGGCCGCCAAGAACACGGGAGGCACGTACACGGTCCTGGACGGTGTCACGACGATCGCGCCCAAGGCATTCCAGAAGGCGGGCATCACGACTGTGACGCTGCCCGACAGCCTGCGCGAGATCAAGGACGAGGCCTTCCGCCTCTCCGCGCTCACCGCTGTGACCCTGCCCGAGAAGTTCGAGACGGTCGGCACCTGCGCCTTCTGCTCCGCCGACAAGCTCGCGAGCATCGACCTGGGCGGCACGATCTCCCTGGGCGGCAGCGCGTTTGAGTCCACGAGCGCCAAGGCCGGCGTCAACTTCCGGCCCGAGCTCGGCCGCCTGACCACGATCGGCGACTTCGCGTTTAGCCGCACGGCACAGTCCTCGGTGTCCCTGCCGGACTCCGTGACCACGGTCGGCGAGCAGGCATTCTCGGAGAGCACGGCCCTGACCTCGTTCCACATCGGAGCGGGCGTCACCTCCTTCGCCGAGACCGCCCTGTACAACGACCGCAAGATCGCGACGCTGACCGTTGTGGATGGCAACCCGGTGTACTCGGCCGAGCACAACGTCCTGTATCGCAAGGCGGACGACGGCCTGCACCTGATGCTGTCCCCGGCCGCCAACACGCTCACCGACTACACGGTGCGCGCGGGCACGGTCGAGATCGGCGCGACGGCATTCGCCAACAACAAGACGCTCACCCGCGTCGTCCTGCCCGAGGGCCTCAAGGTCATCGGCGACGACGCCTTCGCGGGCACCACGGCCCTCACCGAGCTCGTCATCCCCGAGTCGGTCGAGCGCTCGAGCGGCGTCACCGGAAACTCCCTAGAACTCGTCGAGTACGGCTCCAAGGTGACCTCGATCCGCATGGAAGGCAGCTGGGTTCCCATGCCTCGTCGCATCGTCGTGCGCGGCGGCGTGGACGGCTCCTTCGTGTACGACGGTCGCCCGACGAACGGACGCCGCCAGAGCGCCTACTTCGGCGAGGGCATGACCCGCGTGTCCTTCGGCGTGGACGTCCCGCGCGTCCTCGTCCTGCCCTCCACGCTCACCCGACTCGACCTCGAGCCTGAGCTGAGCGACGAGAAGAAGGATGACACCCACGTCTACGTTGCCGCAGCCGAGGGTGAGCCGGCGTGGAATGTCGCCAAGGACGCCCTCGAGGCGGCCGGCATCGACGCCTCCCACCTGCACACCTACACGGGCGCGTCGATGACCCTGGCGGGTGCCAACATTAACGAGGCCGGGGGAAGCTACACGTACACGGGCGAGGTCGGCGCGTCGGTCGACGTGACCGCGACGGTTGCCGGTGGCATCGCCGGCACACAGCAGGTCCGAGCCGTGCAGATCGGCGCAGACGGCACCGAGACCCTCGTGCGCGACTGGACGACGGTGACGGACGGCGGGGACCGAGCTGCGGCCTCCTCCGTGACCTTCCCGTGGACCCCGTCCGCCGTGGACGTGAGCCTGCGCGTCCAGGTGCGTGATGCCTCCTACCTGACGAGCGCCCTCATGATCAAGCTGCCGGGTACCCCGGATCCGATGCCTGCGCCTGAGCCGACGCCGGACCCGACGCCCGCGCCGGACCCGACGCCCGCGCCGGACCCGACTCCGGCGCCTGAGCCCGATCCGGCTCCCGCCCCGCAGGGTGGCCAGTGGATCAGCGACTCCGTCGGCTGGTGGTACCGCTATGCGGATGGCACCTACCCGGTGAGCCAGACGGTGCAGATCGGCAACTCCACGTACCGCTTTGGTGCGGATGGCTACATGCGCACCGGCTGGGCGAGTGAGGATGGCGCGTGGTACTTCCACAATCTGTCTGGCGCTCAGGCGAGCGGCTGGGTGAAGGACGGCTCCTCCTGGTACTACCTGAACCCGACGACCGGACAGATGGTGACGGGATGGATCCTCGATGGGCTGACCTGGTACTACCTGACGCCCGGCAGCGGCGCGATGGCGACCGGCTGGGTGAAGGATGGTTCCTCCTGGTACTACATGGCCCCCAGCGGCGCGCTGACCACCGGCTGGCTGAAGGATGGCGGCTTCTGGTACTACCTGAGCACCGACTCGGGAGCGATGTACACCGGCGGTCACTGGATCGGCTGGAAGTGGTACTACTTCAACGAGTCGGGACAGCTCGTCGGCTGA
- a CDS encoding heavy metal-binding domain-containing protein, whose product MLVVTTPTVEGAPVKQYIGMVSGEAISGVNMFKDFGANLSNMFGGRASQYEEEIGGASATAVNEMCARAQAMGANAVVGVKVDYFTAGTNNGMLAAIATGTAVIL is encoded by the coding sequence ATGCTCGTTGTGACGACCCCGACCGTTGAGGGCGCGCCCGTCAAGCAGTACATCGGCATGGTCTCCGGCGAGGCGATCTCCGGCGTCAACATGTTCAAGGACTTCGGTGCAAACCTGTCCAACATGTTCGGTGGCCGCGCCTCCCAGTACGAGGAAGAGATCGGCGGTGCCTCCGCAACCGCCGTCAATGAAATGTGCGCCCGCGCCCAGGCCATGGGCGCCAACGCGGTCGTCGGCGTGAAGGTCGACTACTTCACCGCCGGCACCAACAACGGCATGCTCGCCGCCATCGCGACGGGCACTGCGGTTATTCTCTGA
- a CDS encoding alpha/beta fold hydrolase, whose product MQLHVYGPCGHDCPTVLIIHPMLSSASSMKASLCDHMGPGLRFLVPDLSAHGDEASAPYVSAAAEAGAIHEWLASHGVRRLSLGFAASLGGVILFELLRYPDLSFDRLFIEGVSFYSGGPVARVGGAVLSRVMVAKHRKAARDPEAGARKLARLYGEEAARSMVASFAAMSEESIRAIVHDCSHVSLPPLSPAIQRRCTFAYGEKDSDLRLARRVIPRLYPEAELRVWPDWGHCERMSRDSVAYGAMLRNVALGSASTDRS is encoded by the coding sequence ATGCAACTACACGTCTACGGTCCTTGCGGGCACGACTGCCCCACCGTCCTCATCATTCACCCGATGCTGTCCTCGGCCTCGAGCATGAAGGCCTCGCTCTGCGATCACATGGGTCCCGGACTGCGTTTCCTCGTGCCGGACCTGTCCGCCCACGGGGACGAGGCCTCGGCCCCCTACGTGTCGGCGGCGGCGGAAGCGGGGGCGATCCACGAGTGGCTGGCCTCCCACGGGGTGCGTCGCCTATCGCTGGGGTTCGCGGCGTCGCTCGGAGGGGTGATCCTGTTCGAGCTGCTCCGGTACCCGGACCTCTCGTTCGATCGACTGTTCATTGAGGGGGTGAGCTTCTACTCGGGCGGTCCCGTAGCCCGAGTCGGCGGGGCCGTTCTCAGCCGGGTGATGGTCGCTAAGCACCGGAAGGCCGCGCGGGATCCCGAGGCCGGGGCACGCAAGCTCGCACGCCTCTACGGCGAGGAAGCTGCACGCTCGATGGTCGCTAGTTTTGCAGCGATGAGCGAGGAGAGCATCCGCGCGATCGTGCACGACTGCTCGCATGTCAGCCTGCCGCCCCTCTCCCCCGCCATCCAGCGGCGCTGCACGTTCGCGTACGGGGAGAAGGACTCGGACCTGCGGCTCGCGCGCCGCGTGATCCCTCGCCTCTATCCGGAGGCCGAGCTGCGCGTCTGGCCCGACTGGGGGCACTGCGAGCGCATGAGCCGGGACTCGGTCGCCTACGGGGCGATGCTGCGGAACGTCGCCCTGGGCTCGGCATCTACTGATCGTTCGTGA
- a CDS encoding class I SAM-dependent methyltransferase, which yields MFWDRVAPLYDLAVNALNRRVYDGTGGAVARLIRPGDTVLECACGTGAISAAIAPACARVVATDYSEGMLKQARKKLAKHSNVTVEQADITDLRYANDSFDAVVAGNVIHLLPEPGDALKELKRVVRPGGTIIVPTYAIPKKRAHTMFLRVISRFGVHFQEHFDPVSYRAFFERMGCTGVTYRVVRGRIPCVIASFTNDQ from the coding sequence TTGTTCTGGGATCGAGTTGCCCCGCTCTACGACCTCGCCGTCAACGCGCTCAACAGGAGGGTGTATGACGGGACGGGCGGTGCCGTTGCCAGGTTGATTCGCCCCGGTGACACCGTGCTCGAATGTGCGTGCGGAACGGGCGCGATTAGCGCCGCCATCGCCCCCGCATGTGCGCGTGTGGTCGCGACCGACTATTCCGAGGGGATGCTCAAGCAGGCACGCAAGAAGCTCGCGAAACACTCGAACGTCACCGTCGAGCAGGCGGATATCACCGACTTGCGTTACGCGAACGACTCGTTTGACGCCGTCGTGGCGGGCAACGTTATCCACTTGCTGCCTGAACCGGGCGACGCGCTCAAGGAGCTCAAGCGGGTCGTGCGCCCGGGTGGCACGATCATCGTGCCCACCTACGCGATTCCCAAGAAGCGGGCGCACACCATGTTCCTGAGGGTGATCTCCCGATTCGGCGTGCACTTCCAGGAGCACTTCGACCCGGTGTCCTACCGGGCGTTCTTTGAGCGTATGGGCTGCACGGGCGTCACCTACCGCGTCGTGCGAGGTCGAATTCCCTGCGTGATCGCCTCCTTCACGAACGATCAGTAG